Genomic segment of Delphinus delphis chromosome 12, mDelDel1.2, whole genome shotgun sequence:
catacttttacatgtacctgtccagttttcccagcaccacttattgaagaggctgtcctttctccactgtacattcctgcctcctttatcaaagataaggtgaccatatgtatgtgggtttatgtctgggctttctatcctgttccattgatctatctttctgtttttgtgccagtaccatagtgtcttgattactgtagccttgaagtatagtctgaagtcagggagcctgaatcctccagttccatttttcattctcaagattactttggccattcggagtcttttgtgtttccatacaaattgtgaaatttttttgttctagttctgtgaaaaatgccagtgatagtttgatagggattgcattgaatctgtagattgctttgggtagtagagtcattttcacaatgttgattcttccaacccaagagcatggtatatctgtccatctatttgtatcacctttaatttctttcatcagtgtcttataattttctgcatacaggtcttttgtctccttaggtagatttattcctagatattttattctttttgttgcaatggtaaacgggagtgttttcttgatttcactttcagatttttcatcattagtgtataggaatgccagagatttctgttcattaattttctatcctgatactttaccaaattcattgattagctctagtagttttctggtcgcatctttaggattctctatgtatagtatcatgtcatctgcaaacagtgacagctttacttcttcttttccgatttggattgcttttatttcttttccttctttgattgctgtggctaaaacttccaaaactatgttgaataagaggggtgagagtgggcaaccttgtcatgttcctgatcttagaggaaatgctttcagcttttcaccatcgtggacgatgttggctgtgggtttgtcatatatggcctttattatgtggaggaaagttccccctatgcctactttctggagggtttttatcataaataggtgttgaattttgtcgaaagctttctctgcatctattgagatgatcacatggtttttctccttcagtttattaatatggtgtgtcacgtagattgatttgcgtatattgaagaatccttgcattcctggaataaaccccacttgatcatggtgtatgatccgtttaatgtgctgttggattctgtttgctagtattttgttgaggatttttgcatctatgttcatcagtgatattggcctgtagttttctttctttgtgacatccttgtctggttttgatatcagggtgatggtggcctcgtagaatgagtttgggagtgttcctccctctgctatattttggaagagtttgagaaggataggtgttagctcttctctaaatgtttgatagaattcgcctgtgaagccatctggtcctgggcttttgtttgttggaagattttttttttttaacaatctcaAATGTTTATTGCcttcataacaaaacaaaatatgaagcTCAGAACTGGATCACTTGGCCCTTTCTCTTCTTATCTCCTCCCAGCTCAAAATGCTTGCATCTCTTAATTGCCAGCATTTTCTTAAATCTGCAGTTAGGTTCAACACATTCAAGCCTCAGCACAATCTTCTTTGTAGTTTTAGCCTTTTTCCGGAAAATCGGCTTAGTCCGCCCACCATAGCCACTCTTCTTTCTGTCATAACGCCGCTTTCCCTGGGCATACAGAGAATCCTTTCCCTTCTTGTACTGTGTCACTTTGTGGGGTTGGTGCTTGCCACACTTCTTACAGACAGTCCGGCGGGTTTTAGGAACGTTCACCATGTTTTCGACAGCGCTATCAGCACggctgttggaagatttttaatcacagtttcaatttcagtgcttgtgattggtctgttcatattttctattttttcctgattcagtcttgtcaggttgtgcatttctaagaatttgtccatttcttccagattgtccattttattggcatagagttgcttgtagtaatctctcatgatcctttgtgtttctgcagtgtcagttgttacttctcctttttcatttctaattctatgatttgagtcttctccctttttttcttgatgagtctggctaatggtttatcaatttggtttatcttctcaaagaaccagctttagttttattgatctttgctatccttcatttctttttcatttatttctgatctgatctttatgatttctttccttctgctaactttggggttcttcttgttcttctttctctaattgctttaggtgcaaggttaggttgtttattcgagatgtttcctgtttcttaaggtacgattgtattgctataaacttccctcttagaactgcttttgctgcattccataggttttgggttgtcgtgtctccattgtcatttgtttctaggtatctttttatttcctctttaatttcttcagtgatcacttcgttattaagtagtgtattatttagcctccatgtgtttgtattttgtagagatcttttcctgtaattgatatctagtctcatagcattgtggtcggaaaagatacttgatacaatttcaattttcttaaatttaccatggctttatttgtgacccaagatatgaactatcctggggaatgttccgtgagcacttgagataaatgtgtattctgttgtttttgatggaatgtcctataaatatcaattaagtccatcttgtttaatgtatcatttaaagcttgtgtttccttatttattttcattttggatgatctgtccattggtgaaagtggggtgttaaagtcccctactatgaatgtgttactgtcggttttcccttttatggctgttagtatttgccttatgtattgaggtgagcACTTATTTATAATGTCAAAAAATTTCTCCCATTTCACAGTTGTTGATGTTTCAATTTCACTGAAGGAAGGAAACAGCATATCTCATTTATCCAGacactctttaaaataaaattttgtctttttatgtttTGTCAAAATAGAAATTCATTGATGTCTTCTGCTTTAAAAGGAGTTcaaaacatttcaagaaaaaaaaagaaaatgtatgaaatGGAAGATAAAAATCCCCACCATCCAGACAACCATtatgaacagatatttttcaataCAAATACACATTTATAGTACTGTACACACTGCTTTATATGCTgcataatttatttcactttttattatctTTCATTTGCCACTAGAATATCAACTCTAGAAAGGCAACAAGTTCTTTGCTTTTTTGCTCATTGCTGTATCCCCCATGACTACAGGAGGGCCTGACACATGTGGGCCCTCAAGAAACATctgttaaatgaagaaataaataaatcccacttTTAATCACTTAACAAAATGTCTtggaatttcttattttttctgtgtcCATAAACATAGATTTTCATCATTATCCACTTTATTAGCTGCATATATTTCAATGTATTTATCAAACTAACCTTTACTGATTGACTGTAATAAGTAGTTTCCACTTTGTcactattataaacaatactgTGATGAATATGCTTTTACTTATGTGTGGGTACCTATGGGATTATATCCTTAGATCATTCCAAAAGGAGAAATTTCTTGGTTAAGTagaatacacatttaaaaatgtatatgggcttccctggtggcactgtggttgagagtctgcctgccaaggaagggacacaggttcgagccctggtctgggtggatcccacatgctgtggagcaactgggcccgtgggccacggttgctgagcctgcgcgtctggagcctgtgctctgcaacaagagaggccgcgatagtgagaggcccgcacaccgcgatgaagagtggcccccactagagtggccacaactagagaaagccctagagaaagccctagagaaagccctcgcacagaaacgaagacccaacacagccataaataaataaattaattaattaaaaaaaagaaaacacaaatagttacaaaaaaataagataataaactaaagatgaaacatattaaaaatcataattgtaaaaatatatatatatatatatatatttatttatttggttgtactgggtcttagttgcagcatgcctgcaactcttttagttgtggcatgcaggatttaGTTAcccgaccagtgattgaacccgggcccccacattgggagtggagtcttaaccactggaccaccagggaagtccctagaatacacattttaattagaaataattttgctAAGCCAGACCTCCAGAAAGTCATTGCAATTTATTCTCCCACTAAGGTATGAGAGTGCTTATTTTCCTGGAACCTAACTAGAGTGcatcaaacctttttttttttttaaatgctttacccAGTTTAAATTATGTCAGAGATTGCATCATCTTCTGCTTGTTTACAGCTAAGAGCTTCAATGAGCCAAACCACCAAGGGAAGCCAAACAGCTTTTACTCCTATTCTTAGAGCATACTCTTTACTGTAATTATTAtccaatgtatttcttttttttaattaattaatttatttatttatttatttatttttggctgtgttggttcttcgtcactgagcgtgggctttctctagttgtggcgagtgggggctactctttgttgtggtatgtgggcttctcattgcggtggcttctcttgttgcagagcacaggctctaggcgtgcaggtttcagtagttgtggcacacgggctcagtagttgtggcacacaggcttagtaattgtggcttgcgggctctagagcgcaggctcagtagctgtggcacacggacttagttgctccatggcatgtgggatcttcccgggccagggctcgaacccgtgtcccctgcaggtgGAATCTTAGCCACCGCACCACCAGGCAAGTTCAGCCAATGTACttctttaagtttaatttttaaaaaaccctatctttacttttgtttttacatataaatattcatttttaaatactgagTCACAAATCTAAGCATTTTTGAGCACCCTAATTACATACTCCTACCATATCTAGTCCACAATCTGGAAgtattattttctgttaattaTTCACTTTGTACAGTTAGAAAGAGGAAGGACAAGTAAAGAGATGGTCTAGAAAGGCCAGTCAATCCTGTTGCTATTTTCCCTGGTCTTTAAATTTATAgtaaaggctcagagaagtcctAGAGTACAGTAAACACTCAGAATTTCCCAACTGATTTGCCCATCGAACATTTTGCAGAATAGAGTTCTACAGATGATCCGCTTGAAAACACAATTAGTTGTAGAGTCCTGGTCTGGGTTTGAATTACAGCTCTGCCCCCTACTATTAACTTTAGGCAAGTTAACATCTCTaagctttaattttctcatccataaataatatttcttcataTGACTATTGGgaggaataaatgaaatcatgtgtgtaaagcttctggcatgtagtaagtgttCTGTAGCAAGTAAGTGGAAGCTGCACTCTTACCATATCAGGGCTCTCACCTAATCAGGTCATTTTATCAGGCTCTACCATTGATTTCATCAAGAACTATGTcctacaccctgagaaaaccataattcaaaaagagtcatgtaccacaatgttcattgcagctctatttacaatagccagcacatgggagcaacctaagtgtccatcgacagatgaatggataaagaagatgtggcacatatatacaatggaatgttagtcagccataaaaagaaacgaaattgagttatttgcagtgaggtggatggacctagagtctgtcatacagagtgaagtaagtcagaaagagaaaaacaaataccgtatgttaacacatatatatggaatctaaagtaaataaataaataaaaaggttctgaagaacctagaggcaggacaggaataaagacgcagacgtagagaatggacttgaggacacggggaggggtaagggtaagctgagacgaagtgagatagtggcatgtacatatatacactaccaaatgtaaaataaatagctggtgggaagcagccacatagcacagggagagcagcttggtgctttgtgaccacctagaggggtgggatagggagggtgggagagagatgcaagagggaggagatatgaggatatatgtatatgtatagctgattcactttgttatgaagcagaaactaacacaccattgtaaagcaattatactccaataaagatgtttaaaaaaaaaaaaagaaaactatgtccCACTCACTGTCTAGATAACCTGGGTTAGATTTGGATTATTCCTAAAACTGATACCATACATTTCTTGGTTTGTATCATTTCTGTAGATGGCTGATCTAATTAATGTTATGATTCTTAACTGCACTTTGGGAGTTAGCTTGCAGTTACCCTCTTGTGACTATCAATACCTTCCATACCTTTCATTAAACTGAGGGACAAATTATACTAATGCCCTCACATTTTATttcaccattttattttaatcattagtTTCTAGAATTAGTATTAAGGCCTCTTTGGGGACCAGAATTTGGTTTGCCACTTCTTATACTTGATATCTTTCTTCTACAAACATGTTATTGAATTTTTGTCACCACCCATTAGAGGATTTTACTGATTGTTGGGATGATTTTGTACTGACGGACATTCCCTCAATTTTTATTCCAAACTGCCATTTTTTTAGTGGTGCCAATATGGTGACTTCTGGGTTCTTAGAGCTCATTCTTACATCTACTCGGTTGTAGCCATAGGATCTCAGATAGGGAGGTATACTGGCTGCCCACCTTGGGCCTCTTGTAGGTGCTGTGAGGATCAAAATCCAGAATTCTGTCTACTCACACTGAATTGACTGGTTCACTGATCACATTAGCAGTTGGGTGATTGATGTTCTGTTCTATGTATTACTTGGTAATAAGTATAAACTACTGTTGATATTGTTGATAAACCcaaattctctttaaaatgaaaggaatattGTTCCCCATCTAGACCacaggttggcaaactacagccctcAGGCTGGCCACCTGTTTTTGCAAATAACGTCTTCTTGGAATTCTGCCATTCCCATGTTTATGCactgtctctggctgctttgtgCTACAACAGTAGAGTTGATTGGCTGTGACAGAGACCAAGTGGCCTGCAAGCctagaatatttactatctggccctttaagaaacaGTTTGCCAACCAACCCTTGATCCAGACTATCAGAAGTTGCCAGATAATCATTGTTTCACAGCAAGGGGAGTTGGATGTGTTTAAGGGATAGTTTAATCAAACTATGCCTGAAACCTCCTTCACCACTTTAGAGTTATACCTGAATTCATTAGAATTCTTGAGTCCTGTTAGATCTTGGTTTGgagctctcttttttttaaatctttttatggcctttgttttaaagtctgttttgtctgatatgagtattgtgacCTCTGCTTCCTTGTCATTTCcacttgcatgaaatatctttttccatccccccactttcaatctatgtgtgtcctttgccctaaagtgggtttcttgtaggcagcatactgtaggc
This window contains:
- the LOC132435646 gene encoding large ribosomal subunit protein eL42-like, yielding MVNVPKTRRTVCKKCGKHQPHKVTQYKKGKDSLYAQGKRRYDRKKSGYGGRTKPIFRKKAKTTKKIVLRLECVEPNCRFKKMLAIKRCKHFELGGDKKRKGQVIQF